A genomic window from Sulfurospirillum multivorans DSM 12446 includes:
- a CDS encoding sensor histidine kinase, giving the protein MKIIKESNISTIIIVSTIFIISSLMLFNGYFFITKQYEILQAQIEDTKKTFVENKRNVLKREVDAIIEFIEFKKSRTNLMEPSALEALHHEVYDWIRHIRYGGQEHNYIFVYQVEHMSGGDKFAKMLINPNRPDLEGEYISDAYTDENGKAFRKIFLQDIHEKGYSFVEYIYKKPDSNIIRPKVSYFKLYKEWNIIIAAGAYTDDIDKEIDIAKAAFKKKMELEITSAIIIFLLFALIANTFAVMLGKRIERFLNTYHKQVQQKTLELENLNKTLESRVTEEIKKNREQEQLLIQKSKFIALGEMISNIAHQWRQPLSQLSALLMTLKLKYNMDKLDKTAMEIKCVEAETIVEYMSHTIDDFRNFFMPNKDKKMFSIQTSIDDVLRIIAMSITNQEIEIEVNILHDEFIIGYKSEYEQVVLNLLSNAKDAIITSERQGGKITISLGSDEQMVRLSIEDNGGGIKIVPIEKIFEPYVSTKEQNEGTGIGLYMAKLIIEKSMRGKLEARNENGGAIFTIELEKGFKETLGGSPL; this is encoded by the coding sequence GTGAAGATTATTAAAGAGAGCAATATCTCTACGATCATTATCGTTAGTACCATTTTTATTATCAGCTCACTCATGCTTTTTAACGGGTATTTTTTCATTACCAAGCAGTATGAGATTTTGCAAGCGCAGATCGAAGATACTAAAAAAACATTCGTTGAAAATAAACGTAATGTTCTAAAACGTGAAGTGGATGCCATTATTGAATTTATCGAATTTAAAAAGAGCCGAACAAACCTTATGGAGCCAAGTGCCTTAGAGGCTTTACATCATGAGGTGTATGACTGGATACGCCATATTCGCTACGGTGGGCAAGAGCACAACTATATTTTTGTGTATCAGGTTGAACATATGAGCGGTGGAGACAAGTTTGCCAAAATGCTCATCAATCCCAATCGTCCTGATTTAGAAGGTGAATACATCTCCGATGCGTATACCGATGAAAATGGTAAGGCATTTCGTAAAATATTTTTGCAAGATATTCACGAAAAAGGGTACTCCTTTGTCGAATACATCTACAAAAAACCTGATAGCAACATCATTCGCCCCAAAGTCTCTTACTTTAAGCTCTACAAAGAGTGGAATATCATCATTGCCGCAGGCGCTTACACCGATGATATTGACAAAGAGATCGACATCGCTAAAGCAGCCTTTAAAAAAAAGATGGAGCTTGAAATCACATCAGCGATCATCATCTTTCTTCTTTTTGCACTCATTGCCAATACCTTTGCCGTCATGCTAGGCAAACGGATCGAACGCTTTTTAAACACTTACCATAAACAGGTTCAGCAAAAAACACTTGAGCTTGAAAACCTCAACAAAACACTAGAGAGTCGTGTAACAGAAGAGATCAAGAAAAACCGCGAACAAGAGCAACTACTCATCCAAAAATCCAAATTTATCGCCCTTGGAGAGATGATCAGCAACATCGCACACCAATGGCGACAACCGCTCTCACAGCTCTCAGCCCTTTTAATGACGCTCAAACTAAAATACAATATGGACAAGCTCGATAAAACAGCAATGGAGATTAAATGCGTTGAAGCAGAAACCATTGTCGAGTATATGTCCCACACCATCGATGATTTTCGTAATTTCTTTATGCCCAACAAAGACAAAAAAATGTTTAGCATTCAAACGTCTATCGACGACGTTTTGCGCATCATTGCTATGTCTATTACCAATCAAGAGATCGAAATAGAGGTCAATATCTTACACGATGAATTTATCATAGGCTACAAAAGTGAGTACGAACAAGTTGTTCTCAACCTTCTCTCTAACGCCAAAGATGCCATCATCACTTCAGAAAGACAAGGTGGTAAAATTACCATTAGCCTTGGAAGTGACGAACAAATGGTACGTCTTAGCATTGAAGATAATGGTGGGGGAATAAAGATAGTGCCTATTGAGAAGATCTTTGAGCCTTATGTGAGCACCAAAGAGCAAAATGAAGGCACAGGCATTGGGCTTTATATGGCAAAACTGATCATTGAAAAAAGTATGAGAGGAAAACTTGAAGCACGAAATGAAAATGGGGGAGCTATTTTTACGATAGAGTTGGAGAAAGGTTTCAAAGAGACGCTTGGCGGATCGCCCCTTTGA
- a CDS encoding TRAP transporter substrate-binding protein, with the protein MTKFLKVMALATLLVSSAIAAEYTIKVTHVVSPNTPKGMGADFFAKRVGELTGGKVEVVVFPNSQLYGDGEEMKALKLGNAHIAMPSFSKFTSIVPEMQLFDLPFIFRDKDHLYKVLDGEVGQVLKDKVTAKGFVALDYWDAGFKHLSSNKKAILTPQDAEGQKFRIMSSHVLEAQFKAIGANPQVLPFSEVYSALQQGVVDGAENPLSNFYTKKFNEVQTDLTLSDHGYLGYLVIMSESFWKKFPNDLKPMVLQAMKEATVYERKLAAQDDEEMLTKLKEYAKTSGNLKIHTLTAEQKAVWQKAMEAIYPQFYKVIGEDLIKKVQAVK; encoded by the coding sequence ATGACTAAGTTTCTTAAAGTAATGGCGCTAGCAACGCTTCTTGTTTCCTCTGCTATTGCTGCAGAATATACCATCAAAGTGACACACGTCGTCAGTCCAAATACCCCAAAAGGTATGGGTGCTGATTTCTTTGCAAAAAGAGTCGGTGAGCTCACAGGCGGCAAAGTTGAAGTTGTTGTTTTCCCAAACTCACAGTTATACGGTGATGGCGAAGAGATGAAAGCCCTCAAACTTGGAAATGCTCACATCGCAATGCCAAGCTTCTCAAAATTTACCAGTATTGTTCCAGAGATGCAACTTTTCGATCTTCCTTTCATCTTTAGAGACAAAGATCATCTTTATAAAGTCTTAGATGGCGAAGTAGGGCAAGTTCTGAAAGATAAAGTCACCGCAAAAGGTTTCGTTGCGCTTGATTATTGGGATGCAGGCTTTAAACACCTCTCTTCCAATAAAAAAGCAATTTTGACCCCACAAGATGCGGAAGGTCAGAAGTTTCGTATTATGAGCTCACACGTTTTGGAAGCTCAATTCAAAGCGATTGGCGCAAATCCACAAGTCTTGCCATTTTCAGAGGTTTACTCAGCATTGCAACAAGGTGTTGTCGATGGTGCTGAAAATCCACTTTCAAACTTCTATACCAAAAAGTTTAACGAAGTTCAAACAGACTTAACCCTCTCTGACCATGGTTATCTTGGTTACTTGGTCATTATGAGTGAGAGCTTTTGGAAAAAATTCCCAAATGACCTCAAACCAATGGTGCTTCAAGCGATGAAAGAAGCCACCGTGTATGAGCGAAAGCTAGCGGCGCAAGATGATGAAGAGATGCTTACGAAGTTAAAAGAGTATGCAAAAACATCAGGCAACCTCAAAATTCATACATTAACAGCAGAGCAAAAAGCGGTATGGCAAAAAGCGATGGAAGCGATCTATCCACAGTTTTACAAGGTCATCGGTGAAGATCTCATTAAAAAAGTTCAAGCGGTTAAATAA
- a CDS encoding response regulator transcription factor: MDEKMLKKLAPYRVLYAEDDVGVRKNVYELLSLLFKEVYLATDGEEAYTLFVQHKPDLIITDIKMPHLSGIDLAKKIRQNDHKAHMIIITAYTEVDFMLEAIELSLLRYIVKPITEPKLFDALEKFLQAKEKAHLQELAPSWYYDSLQKTITHESDIYELTKKEAKLIELLLQKDSIISYEEIEQKLWESEYMSLNALRLMIKNLRKKLPEGTLKNIQGIGYKL, from the coding sequence ATGGATGAAAAGATGTTAAAAAAGCTTGCGCCATATAGAGTTTTGTATGCCGAAGATGACGTAGGAGTACGTAAAAATGTCTATGAACTGCTCAGCCTTCTTTTCAAAGAGGTCTATCTTGCGACGGATGGGGAAGAAGCGTACACACTTTTCGTGCAACACAAACCCGATCTCATCATTACCGACATTAAGATGCCGCATTTAAGTGGTATTGATTTGGCAAAAAAGATTCGCCAGAACGATCATAAAGCCCATATGATTATCATCACCGCGTACACGGAGGTAGATTTTATGCTTGAAGCGATTGAACTCTCTTTGCTTCGCTACATCGTTAAGCCCATCACAGAGCCTAAACTGTTTGATGCACTGGAAAAATTTTTGCAAGCAAAAGAGAAAGCACACCTTCAAGAATTAGCACCCAGTTGGTATTATGATTCATTGCAAAAAACCATTACACATGAGAGTGACATTTATGAGCTTACCAAGAAAGAGGCAAAGCTTATTGAACTTCTGTTACAAAAAGATTCGATCATCTCTTATGAAGAGATTGAGCAGAAATTATGGGAGAGTGAGTACATGAGTCTCAACGCCCTTCGTTTGATGATTAAGAACTTAAGAAAGAAGTTACCAGAGGGGACTTTAAAAAATATTCAAGGAATTGGTTACAAATTGTAA
- a CDS encoding TRAP transporter small permease, with product MKKYFTILDLGVMAINKNIAVFGIALGVILAFTNVVLRYFFEMSLTWAGELTNYLFMWSALFGAAYGFKKGVHISVTMLLEKLPPMMAKIILMGAHLFSCLYLALMSYFGYELVLMLIDFGEMSIDLRIPMWIPHLVLPFAFIGAAFRAGEKIFEVAATDAHKVVVNSELETLHDSLEIRGVKDVNA from the coding sequence ATGAAAAAATATTTTACAATCCTCGATTTAGGGGTTATGGCAATCAATAAAAATATTGCAGTTTTTGGCATTGCCTTGGGTGTTATTCTTGCCTTTACAAACGTGGTACTGCGCTATTTTTTTGAGATGAGTCTTACGTGGGCAGGAGAGCTTACCAACTATCTTTTTATGTGGTCAGCGCTTTTTGGTGCCGCGTATGGTTTCAAAAAAGGGGTTCATATCTCTGTGACAATGCTTTTGGAGAAATTACCACCCATGATGGCAAAAATTATTCTGATGGGGGCACATCTGTTTAGTTGTCTCTACCTTGCATTGATGTCCTATTTTGGGTACGAATTGGTTTTGATGTTGATTGATTTTGGTGAAATGAGCATCGATCTACGCATTCCGATGTGGATTCCACACCTTGTTTTGCCTTTTGCTTTTATTGGCGCGGCATTTCGTGCAGGAGAGAAAATCTTTGAAGTGGCTGCAACGGACGCACATAAAGTGGTCGTAAACAGCGAACTTGAAACATTGCACGATTCATTAGAAATTAGAGGAGTTAAAGATGTTAATGCTTAG
- a CDS encoding GntP family permease, which yields MLIVILLVAIGFIVLSTSKWKLHPFIALLIAAYGIAFSVGMKYADIAKTITSGFGGILAYIGIVIVLGTIIGVILEKSGAAIKMANVVLKLVGKERPILAMSIIGYIVSIPVFCDSGFVILNALKRSMVKQLKVSGVAMSVALATGLYATHTLVPPTPGPIAAAGNLMVGNLGLVILVGLFVAIFTMLAGYFWAIKRGPLYQSGEDLDIDLEKDSEVQAKYGTLPSAFKSFAPIFVPVLLMAIESIAKLAFKGSSETFIYKFFVFLGHPANALLVGVLFASLLLPKWDEERLAGWVGEGVKNAGEILIITGAGGALGAVLKASGIGDYLGLTLQTLSLGIFVPFIIAAALKTAQGSSTTALVVTSTIMYPLLASLGLDSEMGKVLTVMAIGAGAMTVSHANDSFFWVVSRFSQMDVPTAYKAFTMATLVQGLVTIAIVYVMSVIFI from the coding sequence ATGTTAATCGTTATCTTACTCGTAGCGATAGGATTTATCGTACTTTCAACCAGCAAATGGAAATTGCACCCTTTTATTGCCCTTCTTATTGCGGCGTATGGAATCGCGTTTAGTGTCGGTATGAAGTACGCCGACATCGCAAAAACCATCACATCAGGCTTTGGCGGCATTTTAGCGTATATTGGTATCGTCATTGTGCTTGGAACCATCATTGGTGTCATCTTGGAAAAAAGTGGCGCTGCGATTAAAATGGCAAACGTTGTTCTTAAACTTGTGGGTAAAGAGCGCCCAATTCTAGCGATGTCCATCATCGGCTACATCGTCTCGATTCCTGTGTTTTGTGACAGCGGATTTGTCATCTTAAACGCACTCAAGCGCTCGATGGTCAAACAGCTTAAAGTCTCCGGTGTGGCAATGAGTGTCGCACTCGCAACGGGGCTTTATGCCACCCATACGCTGGTTCCTCCGACACCTGGCCCTATTGCGGCGGCGGGTAACTTGATGGTTGGAAATCTTGGTCTTGTTATTCTCGTGGGTCTGTTTGTCGCTATTTTTACGATGCTTGCAGGTTATTTTTGGGCGATCAAACGAGGCCCATTGTATCAAAGTGGCGAAGACCTTGATATTGACTTGGAAAAAGACAGCGAAGTCCAAGCCAAATACGGCACGCTTCCCAGTGCGTTCAAATCTTTTGCGCCTATTTTTGTCCCTGTTCTTTTGATGGCAATAGAAAGTATCGCAAAGCTCGCCTTTAAAGGCTCTAGTGAAACGTTTATCTATAAATTTTTTGTTTTCTTAGGTCACCCTGCCAATGCGCTTTTAGTCGGTGTGCTTTTTGCCAGCCTTTTACTTCCAAAATGGGACGAAGAGCGTTTAGCAGGGTGGGTCGGTGAAGGTGTTAAAAATGCAGGTGAGATTCTCATCATCACAGGAGCGGGTGGTGCGCTGGGGGCGGTTCTTAAAGCCAGTGGCATTGGTGATTACCTTGGGCTAACGCTTCAAACCCTTAGCCTTGGTATCTTTGTGCCCTTCATCATCGCAGCAGCGCTTAAAACCGCGCAAGGCTCTTCAACAACGGCACTGGTGGTGACTTCGACCATTATGTATCCGCTTCTTGCAAGTTTAGGATTAGACAGTGAAATGGGTAAAGTTCTCACCGTTATGGCGATTGGCGCTGGAGCGATGACGGTCAGTCACGCAAATGATAGTTTCTTTTGGGTTGTCTCACGTTTCAGTCAAATGGATGTTCCAACCGCGTACAAGGCATTTACTATGGCAACTTTAGTACAAGGACTTGTGACCATTGCAATCGTTTATGTTATGTCTGTTATCTTTATTTAA
- a CDS encoding YcaO-like family protein, translated as MNILSKNAPLEASILKMETILKDLGCGMKFATEKHPLTHCYSVNLASIEAPNHIYSNGKGTLSLASKASALGEYIERLQTNNCFIDFHLPNRAYYPDQKVFEFGGEYLNPSLHVIYNPSHEMSHEDLVDFNSDYLDKIVALPFQSFFGKEEVYIPLNILSNLYVSNGLASGNTPDEAKVQALSEIFERHAKIEIIQNGYALPKYPEAIIATFPKLQADLAELRKAGFIVEVLDASLGGKFPVTAISLINPRNGTLFVSFGAHPILEVSLERTMSELMQGRGVENLDAFEMPTFDMSIVGDTFNLEAHFIDSNGKIGFGFLNAIKSFEYAPWDYKGEGSEAEYAFLCDIVKSMGKEIYLREYTYLDFYSCHMLVPSISEVYPIEDMVYQNRNSGKFIRHSVLNFKEEDHEALLEAIEPLEDSLNMEKYIGVIFEQNFQMIELKAQVHLLLENYEEAQMLLSFSQNPMSKLLCEILSLREQKLVWAEYESALWDIFGKEKVEHALNILDGKAYLIDVSLHQHYVNILDMYDRLEVKKAAIVA; from the coding sequence ATGAATATTCTCTCAAAAAATGCACCCCTTGAAGCTTCTATTTTAAAAATGGAAACAATTTTAAAAGACCTTGGTTGTGGCATGAAATTTGCAACCGAGAAGCATCCCCTTACACACTGCTACTCGGTCAATTTAGCTTCCATCGAAGCGCCTAATCACATCTACTCTAACGGCAAAGGCACACTTTCTCTTGCTTCTAAAGCGAGCGCACTTGGCGAGTACATCGAACGCCTTCAAACCAATAACTGTTTTATCGATTTTCACCTTCCAAATCGTGCCTATTACCCTGACCAAAAGGTGTTTGAATTTGGTGGTGAGTACCTCAATCCTTCTTTACATGTAATCTATAATCCATCCCATGAAATGAGCCACGAAGACTTGGTCGACTTCAACAGTGACTATCTGGACAAAATTGTGGCACTCCCTTTTCAGAGCTTTTTTGGGAAAGAAGAGGTTTACATTCCCCTCAACATTCTGAGCAATCTTTATGTCAGTAACGGACTTGCGAGCGGAAACACGCCTGATGAAGCGAAAGTGCAGGCGCTGAGTGAGATCTTTGAGCGTCATGCCAAAATTGAGATCATCCAAAATGGGTATGCCCTTCCAAAATACCCCGAAGCGATCATCGCTACATTTCCTAAACTTCAGGCTGATTTAGCTGAGCTTAGAAAAGCAGGCTTCATCGTTGAAGTGCTTGATGCCTCTTTGGGTGGAAAGTTCCCCGTAACGGCTATCTCGCTCATTAACCCACGCAATGGCACGCTGTTTGTCTCCTTTGGCGCCCACCCGATTTTAGAGGTCAGTTTGGAGCGCACCATGAGCGAGCTGATGCAAGGACGAGGCGTTGAAAATCTTGACGCGTTTGAGATGCCAACGTTTGACATGAGCATCGTAGGCGACACTTTCAACCTTGAAGCTCACTTCATCGATTCTAACGGTAAAATCGGCTTTGGCTTTTTAAATGCTATCAAAAGTTTTGAGTATGCACCATGGGATTACAAGGGTGAGGGAAGCGAAGCGGAGTACGCTTTTTTATGCGACATCGTCAAATCAATGGGTAAAGAGATTTACCTGCGTGAATACACCTACTTAGACTTTTATTCATGCCATATGCTCGTTCCTAGCATCTCCGAGGTTTACCCTATCGAAGATATGGTCTATCAAAACCGAAACAGTGGTAAATTCATACGCCATAGCGTGCTCAACTTCAAAGAAGAAGACCACGAAGCCTTGCTTGAAGCGATCGAACCGCTGGAAGATTCACTCAATATGGAAAAATACATCGGCGTGATTTTCGAGCAAAATTTTCAGATGATCGAGCTTAAAGCGCAAGTGCATCTGCTGTTGGAAAATTACGAAGAGGCTCAAATGCTGCTCTCTTTTAGTCAAAACCCTATGAGCAAACTTCTCTGCGAAATCCTCTCTTTGAGAGAGCAAAAACTGGTTTGGGCTGAGTATGAAAGTGCCCTTTGGGACATCTTTGGCAAAGAAAAAGTCGAACATGCCTTAAACATCTTAGATGGTAAAGCGTACCTCATCGATGTTAGCCTACATCAACATTATGTCAATATCCTCGATATGTACGATAGACTCGAAGTTAAGAAAGCTGCTATCGTCGCTTAA